The following proteins are co-located in the Nocardia bhagyanarayanae genome:
- the rapZ gene encoding RNase adapter RapZ: MTRVESNNSAGGQRAGNQLRQQVEVVIVTGLSGAGRGTAARVLEDLGWYVADNLPPELIGRLVELGASAEPPIRRLALVMDVRSRFFTGDLSVVTEQLRALGVRTRVLFLEASDDVLIRRFGFARRRHPLQSESADGTLSAGIAAERVRLSAVKTAADLVIDTTELSIHQLHRKLEEAYGGGAPAALQLTVQSFGFKYGVPLDADMVLDVRFLPNPHWIPELREHTGQETVVSEYVLSRPGATDYLHTCRHLVDLTTNGYRQEGKRYMTVAVGCTGGKHRSVAIAEALGELIGPESDGSADVVRVVHRDLGRE, from the coding sequence ATGACACGCGTCGAATCGAACAACAGTGCGGGCGGCCAGCGCGCGGGCAACCAGCTGCGTCAGCAGGTCGAGGTCGTCATCGTGACCGGCCTGTCCGGCGCGGGCCGCGGCACCGCCGCGCGGGTGCTGGAGGATCTCGGCTGGTACGTCGCCGACAACCTGCCGCCCGAGCTGATCGGCAGACTCGTCGAACTCGGCGCGTCCGCCGAGCCGCCGATCCGGCGCTTGGCGCTGGTCATGGACGTGCGCAGCAGGTTCTTCACCGGCGATCTCTCGGTCGTCACCGAACAGCTGCGCGCGCTCGGCGTGCGGACCAGGGTGCTCTTCCTCGAGGCCTCCGACGACGTGCTGATCCGCCGCTTCGGGTTCGCCCGCCGCCGCCACCCGCTGCAGAGCGAGAGCGCGGACGGCACGCTGTCCGCGGGCATCGCCGCTGAGCGGGTGCGCCTCTCGGCGGTGAAGACGGCCGCCGACCTGGTGATCGACACCACCGAGTTGTCCATCCACCAGCTGCACCGCAAGCTGGAGGAGGCGTACGGCGGCGGCGCGCCCGCCGCGTTGCAGCTGACCGTGCAGTCCTTCGGCTTCAAGTACGGGGTTCCGTTGGACGCCGACATGGTGTTGGATGTGCGTTTTCTACCCAATCCACATTGGATACCGGAACTGCGGGAACACACGGGACAGGAGACGGTGGTCAGCGAGTACGTGCTGTCGCGCCCCGGGGCGACCGACTACCTGCACACCTGCCGCCACCTCGTCGACCTGACGACGAATGGTTACCGCCAAGAGGGGAAGCGATACATGACGGTGGCAGTGGGCTGCACGGGGGGCAAGCACCGCAGCGTGGCGATCGCCGAGGCGCTGGGCGAACTCATCGGGCCGGAGTCCGACGGCTCCGCCGACGTCGTGCGGGTCGTGCACCGGGATCTGGGGCGCGAATGA
- a CDS encoding gluconeogenesis factor YvcK family protein — MTGWESNPAIVALGGGHGLYATLTAVRRLTRKICAVVTVADDGGSSGRLRAELGVLPPGDLRMALAALAADPEGVWTQTVQHRFGGTGALAGHSVGNLVLAGLTEVLGDPVAALDEVAKMLRASGRVLPMSPIALDIEADVSGLEADPRVSRCIRGQVAVATTPGKVRRVRLIPSDPPASPEATSAIEHADVVVLGPGSWFTSVIPHVLVPELRDALVYTRARKVLVLNLAAEPGETAGFSAERHLHVLSQHAPEFVVDEVLVDSGSVPEGREREHVARAAEQLRARVTFSDVAEAGTDRHHPGKLAAALDQMIRQPRPQMAGLRVEGRHMGADVRSGLGGKERVSWR; from the coding sequence ATGACCGGGTGGGAATCGAATCCCGCCATCGTCGCACTGGGTGGTGGGCACGGGTTGTACGCGACGCTGACGGCGGTGCGGCGGCTGACCAGGAAGATCTGCGCGGTGGTGACCGTCGCCGACGACGGCGGGTCCTCGGGCCGGCTGCGCGCCGAGCTGGGGGTGCTGCCGCCGGGGGATCTGCGCATGGCGCTGGCGGCCCTGGCCGCGGACCCCGAAGGCGTGTGGACGCAGACCGTTCAGCATCGTTTCGGCGGCACCGGCGCGCTCGCGGGCCATTCCGTGGGGAACCTCGTTCTCGCGGGGCTCACCGAGGTGCTCGGTGATCCCGTCGCGGCGCTGGACGAGGTGGCCAAGATGTTGCGCGCCAGCGGCCGGGTGCTCCCGATGTCGCCGATCGCGCTCGACATCGAGGCCGATGTCTCGGGTCTGGAAGCGGACCCGCGGGTCAGCCGCTGCATCCGCGGCCAGGTCGCGGTCGCCACGACGCCGGGCAAGGTGCGGCGGGTGCGGCTGATCCCGTCCGATCCGCCCGCCAGCCCGGAGGCGACCTCGGCCATCGAACACGCCGACGTGGTGGTGCTCGGGCCGGGCTCGTGGTTCACCAGCGTGATTCCGCACGTCCTCGTGCCGGAACTGCGCGACGCGCTGGTCTACACCAGGGCGCGGAAGGTGCTCGTGCTCAACCTGGCCGCCGAACCGGGGGAAACGGCCGGTTTCTCCGCCGAGCGTCATCTGCATGTATTGTCCCAGCACGCACCGGAATTCGTCGTCGACGAGGTGTTGGTCGATTCCGGCTCGGTGCCGGAGGGCCGGGAACGCGAACATGTGGCCAGGGCTGCCGAACAGTTGCGGGCGCGAGTAACCTTCTCCGATGTCGCCGAAGCGGGAACTGACCGGCATCACCCCGGAAAGCTTGCCGCCGCCCTGGATCAGATGATCCGGCAACCTCGGCCGCAAATGGCAGGGCTTCGAGTCGAGGGACGGCACATGGGCGCGGATGTGCGGTCCGGGTTGGGTGGAAAGGAGCGCGTCTCGTGGCGATGA
- the whiA gene encoding DNA-binding protein WhiA yields MTAEVKDELSRLTVSQVSSRKAELSALLRFAGGLHIVGGRVIVEAEVDMGSIARRLRREIFELYGYGSDVHVLGAGGLRKTSRYVVRVSKEGEALARQTGLLDVRGRPVRGLPAQVVGGSIADAEAAWRGAFLAHGSLTEPGRSSALEVSCPGPEAALALVGAARRLGITAKAREVRGTDRVVVRDGEAIGALLTRMGAQDTRLTWEERRMRREVRATANRLANFDDANLRRSARAAVAAAARVERALEILGDEVPDHLAAAGKLRVQHRQASLEELGQLADPPMTKDAVAGRIRRLLSMADRRAKELGVPDTESAVTAELLDEA; encoded by the coding sequence ATGACAGCCGAAGTGAAAGACGAGCTGAGCAGGCTCACGGTGTCCCAGGTGAGTTCCCGCAAGGCGGAACTCTCCGCCCTGTTGCGTTTCGCGGGTGGCCTGCACATCGTCGGGGGCCGGGTGATCGTCGAGGCCGAGGTGGACATGGGATCCATCGCCCGACGGCTACGCCGGGAGATCTTCGAGCTGTACGGCTACGGCTCCGACGTGCACGTGCTCGGCGCGGGCGGTTTGCGCAAGACCTCCCGCTACGTCGTGCGGGTGTCCAAGGAAGGCGAGGCGCTGGCCAGGCAGACCGGCCTGCTCGACGTGCGCGGCCGTCCGGTGCGCGGACTGCCGGCCCAGGTGGTCGGCGGCAGCATCGCCGACGCCGAAGCCGCTTGGCGCGGAGCGTTTCTCGCGCACGGCTCGCTCACCGAGCCCGGTCGCTCGTCCGCGCTCGAGGTCAGCTGCCCCGGCCCGGAGGCGGCGCTGGCGCTGGTCGGCGCGGCCCGCAGGCTCGGCATCACGGCCAAGGCGCGCGAGGTGCGTGGCACCGATCGCGTCGTGGTGCGCGACGGCGAGGCCATCGGCGCGCTGCTGACCAGGATGGGCGCCCAGGACACCCGGCTGACCTGGGAGGAGCGCCGGATGCGCCGCGAAGTGCGCGCCACCGCCAACCGGCTGGCCAACTTCGACGACGCCAACCTGCGCCGCTCGGCGCGGGCCGCCGTCGCCGCGGCCGCCCGGGTGGAGCGCGCGCTGGAGATCCTCGGCGACGAAGTGCCCGATCACCTGGCCGCGGCGGGCAAGCTGCGCGTGCAGCACCGCCAGGCGTCGCTGGAGGAACTCGGCCAGCTCGCCGACCCGCCGATGACGAAAGACGCTGTGGCGGGCCGCATTCGGCGTCTGCTGTCGATGGCGGACCGGCGCGCCAAGGAACTCGGCGTGCCCGACACCGAATCCGCCGTGACCGCAGAGCTTCTCGACGAGGCCTGA